The genomic window tgtcctaaatagcactctggcctcagaatcagccctaaaggcattccgatctggctgaaaagcccatgagagtatttcaggcatggaaagccaagacactctggcaaaagatctctgtgagtgagatcccagtggaaagaacaggtctgcaaagaaggaggtacctttctctgaagggaggagagaacctccacttttactatgaccttgtctaaacaagataagagtcggagaaatcagagggcttccatagccttggaaactcatgactggagcatagggagattactgatgccatagacaggagtgtcaattggtaaagtcaacaacaggagtcactgtgcacttactcctcatgtaggatctctgtccttaatgtgctgtgcattgagatttaatgctataacgagtactcaaacaatatatttcactttgtgtttctatgggggtgcaaactgttgaaatctttacttaatgcatactaaactgatcctctgtaaaaaaaaaaaaaaaaagaaaaagaaattatcaattcccaacttgactctcactgagattaaacatgacaataggtctgatctgatttcatcatcatttaaaaaaaatcatctattatttttcactttatgtctctgtgtgggagcaaactgttgaaatccttacttaatgtatactaagctgatcttctgtatattaagataatcgaaaatgaatcttgatgtgaatggaaggggagagggagtgggaaaggggagggttgtgggtgggagggacgttatggggggaagccattgtaatccataaatcgtactttggaaatttatattcattaaataaaagttaaaaaaaagaaattgaggtgTAGATATTTACGTAGAGAGAACTGATAAAAGTTGAGGGAGCAAAAGAACTAGTGTTTTTtgagaattagaagataaatttattttggtgtaaaaattttgaaatctatgcatagaagGTGACTTCAATACATTCAAGGAAAAATAGAagtaaacaatgaaataaaaaaacatataaacctaattttaacataatttaaattgtcatgatacaattatttaaaacttttatgtatataatttatatttatcattttagtCCCTTTATTGGTTATCTCTTTAACTTTATGCTGTCGtaaaagcttatttttttatccacttgaaaggcaaggcaacagaaagagacagaaaaagggacagagtgagattttccatctacttttttattccccaaatatcgtagcagccagggctgggctggagtgggccagactgaggccaggagcctgcaactccatctgccTCTCAGAGCCAAGCTTCGCACCGTCATCCTCTGCCTACCAGAATGCTTGAGTaagctgctggatcagaagcagaggaactaggATTCTAACCAacattccagtgtgggatacaGGAGACACAAGCAGTGGTTCAATCTCATGGGCCATAGTACCCATCCCTTACCTCTGTAAATTTGAATAGAATCTTTGCTACAATATCAAGAACTAGTCTTGATCCTTCTTGCTTCTAACTCTAGCCATAATTAGATTAGATTCATGGCTCAGGGTGTAACCTTATAAATCACCAGCCTGATTGTtccttctgtctttgtaactctgcacaGAGAAAAGCTATTAGCTCCATGATCTGGGAAAATTGCTCAGTGTTGAGGGAATTTGTGTTCCTGGCCTATCCCTCCTGCCCAGAGCTGCGTATCCTATCCTTCTTTGGAATCAGCCTGGTTTATGTGTTTATCATCACTGGGAATGCACTCATCATGGTGTCTATCCAGACGGAAGCCTGCCTACACATGCCCATGTACTATTTCCTGGGCAGCCTCTCAGGGATAGAAATATACTACACTGCTGTGGTGGTGCCCCACATTCTGGCCAGCACTCTTCAGACAGAGAAGACCATCACTCTGTTGGGTTGTGCGACTCAGATGGTCTTTTTCATCGGTTTGGGCAGTGCTGATTGCCTCCTGTTGGCGGCGATGGCCTACGACCGGTACATTGCCATTTGCCACCCTTTGCAGTACCCGCTCATCATGACCTTCAAGCTTTGTGTCCGCTTGGTTGTGGCTTCTGTGGTCATTGGCTTGTGCCTGTCCTTACAACTGGTGGCCTTTATCTTCTCTTTCCCATTCTGCCGAGCTCAAGGCATTGAGCACTTCTTTTGTGATGTGCCACCAGTGATGCGTCTTGTTTGCGCCAGCAGCCGGATCCACGAGCAATCGGTACTGGTGGCAGCCACGTTCGCCATTGCTGTGCCTTTCTTCCTCATTGCTGCCTCTTACGCCTTCATCGGGGCTGCGGTGCTCAACACCCACTCCGCTGCTGGCCGTGGTCGGGCCCTCTCCACCTGCTCTTCCCACCTCACTGTGGTGCTGCTGCAATACGGCTGTTGCGCCTTCATGTACCTGCGTCCCATCTCCAGCTACCATCCCAAGCAAGATCAGCTCATCTCATTCGTATACACACTGGGAACCCCACTGCTCAACCCTCTCATCTACACGCTGAGAAACAGTGACATGAAGGGGGCCATAAAGAGAGTTCTTACCAGGAACTTCCTGAGCAGCTAAGCTAGGATACAACCTCTCCGGCCAGGGTTTGGCTGCAGCTCATGCACTGGAACATGCCACTGGAACTTTTACTGGTTTATGTtaaaattatcttcttttttttttttttttttttttttttacaggcagagtggacagtgagagagagagagagagagaaaggtcttcctttgcccttggttcaccctccaatggccaccgcagccggcacgctgcagccgtgcaccgcgctgatctgaagccaggagccaggtgcttctcctggtctcccatggggtgcagggcccaagcacttgggccatcctccactgcactcccgggccacagcagagagctggactggaagaagggcaaccgggacacaatccggcgccccgaacgggactagaaactggtgtgccggtgctgctaggtggaggattagcctagtgagccgcagcgccggccaaaattatcttttaaaaagcataaattgCATGAATATTTGTTACCTATGGGTGTCAAAGACTCTGAGAATGTTTTCACCCATTGATTCAGTAATTTCTTTTCTAGGAACGAAATATACAAGAAAATGAGCATAAAGTGGTATGCAGTGGCAATAGTAAAGCTGTATCATGCTATCCAGCTAGcaaatggaaagacaagactcatGCAATAGACTCTAgcagaaaaaaatgcaataaaggGATTAGTTACAGTGATTGTGTATAAAACACTTATGCACTAGCAATAGCAGGAAGTCAATGCCACCCTTAAACCTAAAAGGTAAAACAATGATATGATATTATGAGAAACCAGTAAGAGTCGATCTGTGGAGAAAAGCCACTTGGGAGGAATGGCAACTTGAAGGGAGAATAAAGCAGCTTTTGATGGAGCTATGGATGTGAAAGGAGACAGCATGGAAATACATACACGGAACTGTCTTTCCTCAGCCTTCCCATTCTCTTGCCTGGCCTCCCACTGGACAAATccacctggaatcaggagctatgTTATTCAGTTCACAGAAGACAGCTTCTTGGGGCACAGGGCATGGCAGAGAAGGTCTTTGAGGTTTAGGAGCAaatggagaagaagaagaagaaaagttgCTGATTATGGTgttatatttaaaagtaaaaatacatttaCAATCTAATTTTCCCATAATAAAGTATTGGTTAAGCAGTTAGTGCATGGAGGTATGTTCCTCAGCCTTAAGTTAATAGTTAATGGTAATAGttatttgccggcgccgcggctcactaggctaatcctccgccttgcggtgccggcacacccggttctagtcccggtcagggcgccggattctgtcccagttgcccctcttccaggccagctctctgctgtggccagggagtgcagtggaggatggcccaagtgcttgggccctgcaccccatgggagaccaggagaagtacctggatcctgccagcgtatcagcatggtgcgccggctgcagcgtgccggccgtggcggccattggagggtgaaccaacggcaaaggaagacctttctctctgtctctgtctctctctcactgtccgctctgcctgtcaaaaaaaaaatagtaatagttAACATTAATTAAATACTGTGTgccaaatttatatatatatatataaatttataaaatatatgtgtatgtgcgtgtgtgtgtgtatgtgtcaaaaagttcatggaaaatggaatttaaaataattttctcttgatgcaattttgaatttttaaaaatattttgactcaTAAATATTACACATATTTTTGGCTAACatgtgatgtttcattacatgtTGTATACGTTGTGTAATGTTCAAACAggcaaataaacctctttccacaaacatttaacatttttatggtgAAAAGATTCAAAATCCTATATTCTAGGGTTTTTTAGTACAgagaaatatataatacattatcatTATCTTTAGTCCCATTACTATGTCATaaaaccccagaacttcttactcctatgaCTATAACTTAGTATCCATAAATCAACCTTTCCCTATTCCTCTTCCACTCTATTTTTCTCCAACCTCTGGTAATcgccattatatttttatttcagcagGATCTCCTACTTTtaattgtttaagatttatttatttatttgaaaagctgagttacagagagacaaggagagacaaagagatctcccatctgctggcacaCCCTCCAAATgatcgcaatggctggggctaggccaggccagagccacaagcctggagcttcatcctggtctcccacttgagccatcttctgcttctttcccaggcacattagcaggcagctggataagaagcagagctgctAGGGACAGGaacttcacccatgtgggatgctggtattgcagatgGGGGCATTactctctacaccacaatgccagatccaAGATCTCCTAATTTTTTGGACTCTACAAATGAGTAAGATCAGGTGACACTTGTTTTTCTGtccttggtttatttcacttaacataatgaccacCAGTTCCACACCtgtaatagaaggaaagaaataataaaactcaggGCACCATAGAGACTAAAGAAAAATGCCAAGAGAAAAATTTAGTGAAGTTAGGTTCTGTTTCCTTGAATCAATTGACAAAATCATAAGTAGcctaaacaagaaaaaagagaaaatttaaatagataagatcagagacaaagagataactcaacagacactacagaaacctaaaggatactttaaaaaaaaagatttatttatttatctgaaagtcagagttacacagaaaaaggagaggcagaaagacagagagaaagagtgatcttccatccattgtctcACGCCCCAGCTGGTTacagcagctgaagctgcaccaatcagaagccaggagccaggagtttcttcctggtctcccccgtgggtgcaggggcccaagacttgggccatctactgctttcccaggccatagcagaaagctggatcagaagtgcagcagccaagactagcaccggtacccacatgggatgccggcactgcaggtggcagcgtcacagcgccagtcccctaaaggattcttttttttagattactCTGAACAGCAGTAAATTTAGTAATGTAAAAGACATAGACAAGTTCCTGAACATTTATGCCTTACCAAGATTGAATCAAGAAGaaataggaaacctaaacagaacaataGCAAGTAGCAAGGTTGAATCAGTAATACAAAGTCTCCCatcaaataaaagcccaggatcagGTGGCTTCACAGCTAAATTTCACCAAACCTTCAAAGAGTTATCACCAATCCTTCTTAAATCATTTCAAACAATGGAAATGAACGAACTCTTCCCTTCTTCATTATATGAGATGAGTATTACCTCTATGCCAAAGCCAGACACTGGTACAACATCATCAAACTGGGGAGTAAGTGTTGTGATAGCCCCGTATGCAACGTTAACATTCCATCTCAGGGTCCAAatcgagtcccagatactccacttcctaATCCAGCTAACTGCTACTATAtcttgggaggcaggagatgacgGTTCAAGTGAttgcgcccctgccaccaatgtgagagagtcagatagagctctgggctcctgattttggtttggcacagtcctggctattgcaggcatttggggagtgaattagcagacagATCTTTGTTcctatgtgtgtctgtctgtctgtctctctctctcttcctttctgtgtgtgtgttactcttcCAAGTAGACGAAAACACTCAAAACTTTCATATTTCATGTAgagttttttataatacacatttcctatgaacttgttgaagatttTCACCATACATACAATTATTTATATTCCGTTACAGTTCAAAAATCCTAGGAAGCAAGACTATTGTCCCCATTTTTATGCAGTAGAACTTCTTGGAGAACATATCCAGAAAGTGAAGCCAGTGTTGGCAGACAGCTATCCCATTCCCGGGAGCATCACTGAGCTGTAATAACTGGAACTCCAATAAAGGAAGAGTTCCTGCTGCCAGAGCAGATTATCAAGCAATGCACCCGACTGGGCTCAAAATTGCTCTGGACTAGCAAACACATGTGCCCCCTATTCCTCCCCCTTTTGAATGGAATTGTTATCACCTATATAGGAAGATGATGCTAATTACAGGATCTTGGATTTTGAGCCTAGATTATTTTTACCATTGAGGTTTATTGTATGGCACATGTGTTTTGATGGCCTGCTCATATGCAGGccatcaaaataatgaaaataatgtgtatcattggccggcgccatggttcacttggctaatcctccacctgctgcaccggcaccccgggttctagtccaagttggggcgccggattctgtcccggttgcccctcttccagtccagctctctgctgtggccagggagtgcagtggaggatggctcaagtacttgggccctgcaccccatgggagaccaggaaaagcacctggctcctggcttcggaaaagcgcagtgtgccggtcatagtggccatttggggggtgaaccaacggaaaaggaagaccttactgtctgtctctctctctctcactgtctaactctgcctgtccaaaaaaaaaaaaaaaaaaaaaaaaagatgtgcttcTTGTAACAAGCATACAAGTTAAATTTTTTAATCAATCTGACTGgaatgtgcatatatatgtataaagtatatacatatatataaaacaccaTATAGGTAtaatgtgtgtttatatatatatatatatatatagtctttccttgtttataaaaattatcctttctcttatttgttctttgttttttcatttccagtctcttttttaaaattttagatttttttatctccttttttaGTTCTGTCTTTTGAATTACATTTTGTGTTTGCATTCTTCTAACAGTTTACTGTGAATTATGATACTACtgcaaaaattatatatgtagaaaacataaaattacaCTTGCTGcactctattttatttataaattctgtAACAGATGGGAATATTTGTCTTAAACAGTCAatagtttaaaagaaatgttaaaattcatcttcttaaaatctgaattttaaagaacattttcacCAGATATAGAATTCCAAAGTCACTCTAAAACTCTTTAAGATGCAATCTATTGTCTTCTGggtctcatttaaaaaaaaaaagatatttatttgaagggagatagacagagagagagagagagagagacagagagacagagagagaaagctcttccatccattgattgactccccaaatggccacaacttccaggacagggtcaggctgaagccaggagccaggagccaggagttttatccagatgtcccacatgggtactggggccaagcccttgggtcatctgctgctgctttagtAATTAGGTGCATTAGTaatgagctgaattggaagtttagcagccaggatgccagtgctgcaagctacacttaacccactgagccatagctAAGACCCCTATGTTTCTTTCTAATGTGAAATCATTTGCATACTTGTTTTCACTCCTCAGGCTCCTtaacctcctccctcccaccacaatCCACCACACAGTACAAATGTGCCAAGTCATATTTCCCTTTTCTTAAAGGTCACCACTTGTTTTCATCTGAGTCATTTTACCAACCTGTTTCCTAATGGTAGAATTTTGGAGGTTTGATGACATTGtttgatttctccttttctctttccctttcagttCAAGATGTTAAGGTTTCTACTGACAttgttttctcaaaaatattatgGTTTCCCATGTATGTCTTGAGAATTTACTCCAAGATCTTTCCATCTGCCCGGTTTCTACTGATGTGATAGAGGATCCGTGAGTCACCCACTAGAAATCTTTAGTCTTCTGTTTGAGTGAATCCTCTGAGCTTGAGCATTCCAGAGCACTAGCAAAAATTATCCAGCCACATCTTTGACTTTTTCCTCCAAGTACAGTTTGTCGATAGTGCATTTCTTACATTTAGCATCTTTTGCAATTGTATTAAACTGAAATTTTCCAAATTAACAAGCCCTGGTTCCTTTGGGCTTAACAGAGTGAAGATCATGGAAGAATTTATAGACCATGGTAAGAACTTTGATTTTATGCTAAGCAAGATGCAAAACCACACAAAGTATTAGAGGAGCATTATCAGACTTGCATTTTAAATGAATCACTCTGCTCAAAATACACTATTTTGGAGGGAAGGAAAAATCCTTTTAGGTTCTATAAGTATGGTAACATCTTACACCAGTAATCATGTTCTGGATGATGCTCATGCTTTAAAGGAAAAGCCAGTAAAATTTTATGTGGGATTTCATGTGAAATAGAGGAATCATAGATGACTCCAAAATGATTTCTGTTTAAGGAAATGGAGGGATGAGAtatctggtctcagaatcagcccttaaggcatgcggatccggctgaaaagcccatgagagtatttcaggcatggaaagctgagacactctgggaaaaaacaaaaattacctaaatgaaagatctctgtgagatcccagtagacaggtcatcaaagaaggaggtacctttctctgaagggaggagagaacttccactttgatcatggccttgtctaaaaatgatcagagtcagtgaactcagggggcttccatagccttggcagctcatgacaagaacctaggatgattactgatgccataaacaagagtgtcaaattgttaagtcaatatcaggagtcactgtgcacttactcctcatgtaggatctttgtccttaatgtgctgtacattgtgatttaatgctataactagtactcaaacagtatttttcactttgtgtttctatgtgggtgcagactgttgaaatctttacttaatatatgctaaactgatcttctgtatataaagagaattgaaaatgaatcttgatgtgaatggaaggggagagggagcgggagaggggagggttgtgggtgggagggaagttatgggggggaagccattgtaatccataagctgtactttggaaatttatattcattaaataaaagttaaaaaaaatataaaataaaataaagaaacagggaaatctgtgagaaaatcaaatgaactggagaaaatgaataaatggttTTGGATATATtgcatttgaatatatatatttggatatCTAGATGAGGAGTTCAGAAGAAAAATTCAAAGTTAAAGGCATAAATTTACAAATCATAAACTTATAGATAGTATTTAAAATATCCTCTCCTGCACACCCTCCTAGGGATTTCTACTACTTGAATAAACCCAACCTGCTCTTGCACAGAAAAGTAGGCAGGCCACTGTAAGATGATGGGGTTTTCAATTGCTTTGCTCTACTTACCATTATACATCTATAAGTACTCCAATATAGTATATTGTGTGCCTTAACTGTCATAATgcaacttgttttaaaaaataaagtaaaaccaaTAAAATACCCTGGTTCTCCTTGGCTCAACAGATTCCACATGTCATAGCCAACACTAGATTTAATATCCCCAGAGTGTTAGGCTAGTGTTTGGTGTTATACGTTTCCCAGGAACTTCAGCAGCAATGGATGTCTGCCTTTAACAACACTCACTGGATATGTTTTCTGGAACAAAACATCAGTCAGTTCCTTATGGGTATAGGAAGGATGAGGATACCTGCCAGAAATCCCCAGACAACCATATCTACAATGACCTTCAGAAAAGTTGTTCCTTAACCTTGCCTTACAGTGACTCTGGAAAGTTTTTTTCAAACAGTTGCTCTAGTTGTGTTCACTTTAAGGGGATCACTGGGAATATTTCTCTTTAGGGacccattaattttaaaatgatttcataaAGGACACTAAAGAATTTTATTAAATCAAACAAGACTGGACTCAGATTAattatatcataatttattttgtgtTACTGAAAGAGTCAAGCCTTTTTAGTATACTCTTTCCAAAAGATATTCGTACCCTACTCCACTCCATCACAATTTGTTAAGAAGTATCTCTTCTCATGAATATCAGGACTCTTCTCTATGGCCATCTGGAGATCATGAAGGTATGATACACTGGCTACTTGTCCTCTCTGCACAATTTGAATTTCTTGGGTCCTCTTCCCATTTTGCCCTATAAAAGGAAGTTAGATAggtagaggccatttgggagagcTCCAACCATGACCAATGGTGGGAATATCTCAACAACAATATTAACCTGCtatttaatgaattttcttgGATGGCAGTTGGAATGAAGAAAATGCCAAGGTGGTAAGAAAGACTATTAGAAGACTTCATTCTTTACTGATTTTATCTTAATTccctttctaaaaataattaaagcacATGTTTCTATTTGGAAACAATGTTAATATTACGGATACTGAATTTTGAACTGAAGAGCCATGAGAGCAGTTATTGCTATCCACTTTTATGAACACTTAAAAGGGACCTTTAATAAACTGTTGAACTGCTCAGCAGCACACACCTAATACATACAAAGTCAGAATGAACTTCCGGTCTTTGACTTTTTTCCAGTGTTCTTTCTGTAAGGCATCCTGAACAGAGCTCTGACGGAAGAGTATGATATAGCCAGGGAACAGAATAAAAAGGGTCCAAAAGCAAAGGGAATTGACTCATTTTTCTCTAGCAACATCACTGAATCATATTCAGTTTTATGTTGTCATGTGAAAAAAGTGTAATCCATGGTACATAGAGTTGTGAAATTTCCAAGGTAAAAACAAATTGGTTGCTTTTCATCGAGGCCTCACAAAACACTGTTGTGTCGATATGAATTGTGCCTCTCTGAAAACAAAGGATGATGAAAACCTTCATTTCTGGAGCATCATAAAAATCCATGTTCCAAGGAACATGACATAGGAATTTGCTCCTCAGAGCATGTTTGAATTCTTTTCTTATCTGTCATGCTCCTTACAAAGATGAAGTTGGCAATCATGGGTTTAATTCTCTGCTTCTGTAGCTCTCCACTTCACTGAACCTGAGTCTTGAGTTAGCAAAGACATTTAATtactgttttcttcttgtttattttttattgatgaaACACAATGGTCTGATACTTGAGGGGAGGAGAAAATTTTCTAGAAGCTCGTggcactgaaaaaaaattaaggatcagggaaaaatgaTACCTGAACCCAGGAGTGAAAGCAGAGGATGGTGTAGCCAGCGAGTGTGGAGAAGAGTATCCGAGATAGAGGGAGTAGATGGCACAAAGTGCCCAGAGCAAGGCAGACCATGCCACGGAACTAATCATGGCTCAGATCT from Oryctolagus cuniculus chromosome 1, mOryCun1.1, whole genome shotgun sequence includes these protein-coding regions:
- the OR10W1 gene encoding olfactory receptor 10W1, with amino-acid sequence MIWENCSVLREFVFLAYPSCPELRILSFFGISLVYVFIITGNALIMVSIQTEACLHMPMYYFLGSLSGIEIYYTAVVVPHILASTLQTEKTITLLGCATQMVFFIGLGSADCLLLAAMAYDRYIAICHPLQYPLIMTFKLCVRLVVASVVIGLCLSLQLVAFIFSFPFCRAQGIEHFFCDVPPVMRLVCASSRIHEQSVLVAATFAIAVPFFLIAASYAFIGAAVLNTHSAAGRGRALSTCSSHLTVVLLQYGCCAFMYLRPISSYHPKQDQLISFVYTLGTPLLNPLIYTLRNSDMKGAIKRVLTRNFLSS